The following is a genomic window from Candidatus Methanoperedens sp..
ATCCGAAAAACATATTTGTTTTTCCTACAACACACATTCCTGTTTTCACAAGCAGGAAGCGTCCTGTATGTTTTAAACCGTATATAACAGTTTCCCTTGGCAAATGAAATTACAACTTATTAAGCCCGGAATAACCCATATATAAATAAATATATATTCAATTATAACCAAACCTATATAAACAACTTACATTCTTATCCAGACACCTCCGAGGGTACACGATGCATTTAATAATAACAGAAAAGCATGACACTGCCAAAAGAATCGCAGCAATACTATCCGATAAAAAGCCAGATAAAGAAAGAGTGAATGGTGTTGATACATATAAATTCAACGAAACCGCCGTGATTGGCTTATCCGGGCACATAGTAGAAGTGGATTTTCCGAAGGAATACAATAACTGGCAGAAAACAGATCTACAGAACCTGATACATGCAGAAGTTCATACAAACCCAACCCAGGCCAACATTGTAACTGCGATTCGAAAACTGGGAAAAACTGCACAACACCTGACAATTGCCACTGACTATGACCGTGAAGGTGAATTGATAGGCGTAGAAGCATTGAATGTAGTAAAAAAAGTAAACCCGGATATTCCCGCGGACCGTGTCCACTACAGCACGATAACTCCGGCAGAGATCAAAAAAGCTTTTTCTGCCCCGGTAAAAATTGATTTTAATCTTGCTGCTGCCGGCGAGTCACGGCAGGTCATAGACCTCATATGGGGTGCGGTTCTTACCCGCTTTGTCTCATTGAGTTCAGGAAGGCTTGGGGATAAATTCCTGTCAGTGGGGAGAGTGCAGTCACCTACCCTTGCAATCATCGTGAACCGTGAAAAAGAACGCGAAACATTTATTCCTGTCCCTTACTGGGAACTGTACGCTACACTTAAAAATGGCGGGGAATTTGAAGCACAGCACAAAAAGGGACGATTCCTTGATCAGGCAGAAGCTGAAGCGACAAGGGCAAAACTTGGAAAAACCGGAACAGTAAACAGTATCACACTTGGAAAACGAAGCGAAAAACCCCCAATTCCGTTTAATACCACCGAATTCTTAAGAGCGGCAAGCTCTATCGGAATATCCCCTTCAAATGCCATGAGGATAGCAGAATTCCTTTACGTGAATGGTTACATCTCGTATCCACGTACTGATAATACCGTTTATCCTGAAACACTTGACACGAAAGGAATCATTGAATCTTTCCTGGACACAGAATTCAAAGAATATGCACAGAAGCTATTATCCGGAAAACTCCAGCCCACAAGAGGCAAGAAAGAAACTACCGACCACCCGCCTATACATCCCGCGACACCCGTAAAGAGAAGTCAGCTTAAAGATGATGAATGGAAATTATATGAGCTTGTAGTCCGGCGGTTCTTCGCAACATTTGCGGGCGAAACACTCTGGGAAACAATGGCTGTAACAGTTGATATCAGTGGTGAGGATTTTGGGGCGAACGGGGCAAGACTGATGGAACCTGGTTGGAGATGGTATTATTCGTATAATCTGCCAGAAGACAGGATACTGCCAGAGTTAACAGAAGGCCAATCCCTCACAGTAAAAGAAGTAAATCTTATTGGAAAAGAGACACAGCCTCCTTCAAGATACGGGCAGGGTCATCTTATCAAGATAATGGAAGACCTGGGCCTGGGAACTAAATCCACGCGCCACGAAATAATATCCAAACTCTATTCCAGGGCGTATGTTCACGGAAATCCAATCCAGCCCACAAAAACTGCCTTTGCAGTTGTTGAAGCGCTTGAAAAATATGCAAGCACCATCACTAAACCCGACATGACAAGCAAACTTGAAAAAGACATGGATGAGATTTCCGAAGGCAAAATTACCGAAGATTTCGTTGTCAGGGAATCAAGGGACATGCTGGGCGAAGTATTCAAGGATATGACCAAAAACAAGGACCTGATAAGTGAATCCCTGAGGAACGGATTATATGAAGACAGGGTTATTGGTACATGCCAGAAATGTTCTTCTGACCTTATCATCCGAAAATCAAAGAAAGGTTCAAGATTTATCGGATGTTCGGGGTATCCGAATTGTGATTTCACTCTTCCATTGCCTAAAATCGGACAGATCGTAGTCACTGAAAAAAAATGCAATGACCATGGTCTCTTTCATATTAAAATAGTGAACAAAGGGAAACGACCCTGGGAAATCGGATGCCCACACTGTAATTTTATTGAATGGCAGAAGAAGGTTGAAGAAGAAAAGAAGAATGGATCGGTAAAAGAGCCAAAAATTGAAGTAAAGGAAGTTAAATCAAGTAAAAGCAAAAATAAAACTAAAAATAATTCTTCAAAAAATAAGCAATAAAAATGGTATTATTTGAAATTTTCATATCTTATGGGATGGCAGGACTTCTTCTTATAGCCCTCATTTCATCCATAATACCAATACCGACAGAACCCGTTGTTTTCGGATTACTGGATGTTGGAAAAAAACCTGAGATAGTATTATTGATTTTGATAATAGGATCAATCGCAGGAGCATATATTGGATATTTATTAGGAAAATATAAAATCCGAAAGATCATACCATTCCATGACCGGAAAAAGGAACTGATGATGCAATTATATTTTCGCAAATACGGTGCATTCCTGCTAATCATCTCCCCATGGATCCCGATTGTTGGCGACCTTGCCCCAATGGTTGCAGGAGTTGAAAATTATGAAACTAAAAGGTTCATGGTGGTGATATCAATCGCAAAAACAATAAAAAGTATCGGGATCATATATTTGTCAATAAAAATTATTGATTTATGGAGTCTTTTCCCCAAATAAAAGATATTTTGATATAAAGATATTTGCAATTTATAAAATTGATACGAATGTTATTTATATATACATGAAGATAACAGAGTGCAATGCATACGCTTATCATATGTATTGACAGGGACAACGACCTTGGAGAAAAGGGAAAAGTGGAAAGCCCGATAATCGGGCGCACTGCAAATATCGATGCTGCGGTCAAACTTGCTTCCAGCGACCCGGAAGATTCGGATATCAACACAATTTTTGGCGGCATTAATGTTTATGATAAACTCATTGCCCAGAAAGAGAATGTAGAGATCATTTCAATAGCCGGGGATAAAAAAGTCGGAATACTGGCTGACAGGAAAATCGCAGAGCAGCTTGACAGAATTCTCCTTGAGCTAAAACCACTTAAAGTTATACTTGTTTCTGATGGGGCAGAAGATGAATCTGTATTGCCAATCATACAATCCAGAGTAAAAGTTGATGCCGTTCATAGAATAATCGTAAAGCAGCATGAGAATCTGGAAAGCACATATTATATAATCAGAAAAGCATTCAACGACCCAAAAATATCACATACTTTTTTCGTTCCGATCGGCCTTGTTTTCCTGATCTATGCGATTTCATTATATTTTGACCGCCCTGAGATCGCAGTAATGGCAATAACTGCAAGCATTGGCCTTTATATGCTATTTCGGGGGACAGGTCTTGATGATGTCGTGGATAGTTTCAAAGGAACTATGATGAAATCCCTGTATGGAGGAAATATTACTTTTGTTATGTACCTGGCAGCCATAATACTATCACTCATTGGTACTGTGCAGGGTGGTATTATGCTCTGGGAATATTATAATGAGCCGATACTTGTGGGATATCTTGTCCTGCTTATGGGTTACATCAATGCCTCCATATGGTGGTATGCAATTGCAGGTGTAATAATCAATATTGGCATAATTTTTGACCTGCATCTGTCTAAAGAAAAGATCGGAAGGCACTGGTCACATCCGTTCTTTGTGTTTGCTGCAGGTATTATCTTATGGGCTGGAAGCACATACATACTTGTTATACGGGAAGCAATGGACAAATATCCTATAATCAATAATGGTCGCCAGTTTGTACTCGGAAGCGTGATAGTGGCAGTATTAATTGCAGTTATAGGCGCATGGATTTCAGCAAGGACAACAAGGAACAGGGTATCAAAACGCTAATCGTTCTTGTGTCTTTCCATAGCTTCATCAAGGGTCAATTCCCCTTTTGCAACGGCTCTTGCGAGAAGCCGCGGAATAGTCGAACGACCGTTACTGTATTCCCGGCTTGATTCCTGAATTACCCTTACTTCCCCATTCGAAGGCTCAATGAATTGTTTTCCCATAATTTTTCCGGGGATCAATGCAATATTAATTGCTGCAATAATATCAGATATCACCTGTCCATGAACTCCTTTTCCAAGATGCGGTGTTGTTCCGGTTTCATCTACCATCTCTACCTGAATTCCAAGATCAAGTATCCCGTTGATCAATTGTGAACGTATCAGTCTTGCACCATGACCTATCCTTACAATGATTTTTTTATTCTCAAATTCCTGCATTGTTCGCTTTATAAGCGGGCAGACATCACCCACAGAGACATGATGAACAGAAATTGTCTTGTTATTTCCAAGTATGGCAACACCCGGATATTTTCCAGGGTCTATTCCTATAACCAAATGTTCGAAATCCTGTCCTGACAGCATGGAAAGCGCTTTATCAAGGGTTGCCTGTGGCCTGTTATCAGCGATAATAATCCTGCCATGATCAAAATCAATAAACTCAAATTCACTCTCTGTAGTAATGATAACACCAACGTGCGGAGGTATGCGTTCTTTGGGATTCAGGACAGGGATATTCAATTTACGGGATCGGGCTTCCTCAATGATGGAATGATATACAGGAAAATCATCCGTAACAAGGGCTATCGTCTTATACCTCTAAACCCCTCCTGAAAAGTTGTTTCTGCATTGCAATTATATTCCTTTTAATATTATGGTTCACTATATATTACCCTTTTCATTCATCTCCAGGCTCATCTCCTGTATTCAATCCCTGCCCGGGATTGAACCGACCACGGCCACTCCTTGCAATTATTTCACCGTCTTCTAAAACTACTTCGCCGCGTGAGATAGTCATTCCTGGAAACAAACCTTTCATGCCATTAAAAGGTGTCCATCCTGCTTTGCTGTGAAGTTTTTCTTTACGGATCTCTTTTTCTTCACCCACAATTATCATATCAGCATCATATCCAGGCGCAATTACGCCTTTTTTCAGGTTGAATATTCTTGCAGGGTTCTGGCTTGTTATTTCAATCACCCGTTTCAGTGTAAGAAAATTTCGCTTTACTGCCATAAGCATCAGGGGCATCATTGTTTCAACACCTGGAACACCCGCCGGAGCAGACCATATATCGGTCATTTTCTCGGATTCAAGATGCGGGGCATGGTCTGAGGCTACTATATCTATAGTTCCGTCATTCAATCCTGCCCAGAGACTTTGCTGGGATGGAAAATCACGAAGTGGCGGGTTCATTTTTCCCAGCGTTCCCAGCCGCCTGTAATCCCTTGTGGATAGGAAAAGATGGTGGGGTGTTACTTCGCAGGTTATATTTTTATTTTCAGTTTTTGCTTCCCTTATCACGTTGAGGCTCTCAAGTGCACTGATATGGCAGAAATGCAGCTTTGTTGCATCCATTGCAAGCTTTATCGCTTTTTCCACCGCGATTTTTTCAGATAAATTGGGACGGGACTTGGAATACGACTCAGGTGCAAGATTCCCTTTAAGCAGATGTGCGAAATTCTTTCCTGTCTCTTCGTCCTCAGCATGAATACAGGCAACTGCGCCAAGATTTCCAATTGCCTCAAACGCTTCTTTCAATGTCCCATCATTAACATTCAGCGATCCTGTGGATTCTGCCATGAATATCTCACCGAATGCAGTTGCCCCAAGTTCCCAGAGATCTTTAAAATTCGTAAGATTTGCTGTTACCCCTGCATTGATACCATAATCGATTATTGATTTCCTGGATTCTTTTAGCTTTTCCTTGAACGAGGAGCGATCTATTGTAGGTGGAATCGTGTTGGGATGGTCTATGACCATCGTAACGCCCCCGGCTGCCGCTGCGCATGAACCTGTATACCAGTTCTCCTTCTTTGTCATTCCAGGGTCACGAAAATGAACGTGGACATCAATAGCCCCTGGCAGGATAAGCGCGCCTTTTGCATCTATGATCTCGTTCACATCCTGCTGTCCAACGATTTTTCCGATCTTTGAGATTTTTCCGTTATCCACGGCTATTTCAGCGGGCTGGATAGCATCGTTTATGAAAATTCTTGCATTCTTGATTATGAGGTCGGGCATGGTTGATTTTATTCACCGCAAAGACTGTTTGAATTGTTTTATTGATATAGATTGTCCGGGATACATAACTATGCTTCTATAGTTATGAATATTCAGGAGGTTTTAATTTCATCAGCGGCGTTTATCGTATCACTTTCGATCCTCCCATCCCGCATTTTTATTACTCTCCTGGTCCTTGCTGAAACCGCAGTATCATGGGTCACAACAAGTATAGTCTGCCCGTTTTCACTTAGTCCGCGAAGGAGTTCCACGATCATATCCCTCGTCTTTGTATCCACTTCCCCCGTAGGCTCATCAGCAAGTATGATCGCGGGATTGTTCGCCATAGCCCGCGCGATCGCGACCCGCTGCTGCTCCCCGCCTGATAATTCAGATGGCTTATGGTTCATCCTGTCACGAAGCCCCATCCGGGTGAGAAGCTCTGTCGCTCTTTCTTTTCGCTTGCTTTTCGCAACCCTTGCAAACCGCATCGCAATATCAACGTTTTCAAAAGCTGAAAGCGTGGGTATGAGATTAAAATGCTGGAATACAAAACCGATCTTTTCGCGGCGGATTTTCGGTGCTTCGTTATCTGTTGCTTTTGTGACCTCGACCCCATCAATAAACACGCTGCCTTTTGTTGGTCTATCAAGAAGCCCTATCATTGAAAGGAACGTGGATTTACCGCTTCCCGATGGCCCTATAATGCTCAGGAACTCACCTTTCATGACCTCAAAACTCACATCAGTCAGGGCATGCACAGGGATTTTTCCCTGCATATAGGTTTTTGATAGGTTCCTGACACTCAGGATAGGTTCATCCATACTTCATGGCCTCCATGGGATTCATTTTCGTTGCACGATACGCTGGAATAGTGCCCGAAAAAGTCCCGAGAAGAGTTGCAAAAAGCAGTGATATTATAATAAGCCTTGGTGTGATAGCAAAAAGCACCATTCCCATGGTAGAAAGGTATTCATTCATATAATATATGAATATTCCACCTCCGGTTATCCCGATAATCCCGCCAAGTATCCCCATAAGCGCAGATTCTCCCATGGTAAGATAAAGAATATCCCTTACCTCTGCGCCCATTGCTTTCATGAGACCGAAATCTTTTATCCTTTCCGAAACCGACATCAACATGGTGTTCATTACGCTTAAACCTCCAATGATAGCTGCAAGGATTGCCGAACTCAGAGTTATCAAATTGATAACTACAAGTGTTTTTTCTACTTGTTCCCTGAGTTTTTGAGGCGATAAGGCCGTGATTTTTTCAACGCTCAGTTCTATTCTTTTTGCAAGGTCTTCCCCGTCAGCCGACGGCTCAGGTATGACCCATATATAAGAAACCGTATTTTCAAGCTCATAAAATTTTTGTGCTGTTTCAAGTGGAATCGCAATAATATTGTCATAATCCGAGCTTGTATATTCCAGTATTCCCACAACAGTAAAATTTCTTTCATGGGTTATGGAAGAAGTGCCCCTGAATCTTTTTGATTTTATGGGAAGTTCATCCCCTGCTTTTATTTTGAATTCCCGTTCAACATTGCTGCCCAGTACAGCCCTGTAAGTGTCACCCGGAAGGAGGAGTCTCCCACTTTTCAATTTTGTATCTTTCAATGTGGGTTCTTGCTTATCGACAGGGATTCCCACGACATAATCTCCAATCAACCCTATCCCTTCAACATCATAAGGCATCCACAATAAGCCATATGCATCATAAACACCTGGAACACGCTTGACTTTTCTTACAGTGGATTCATCTATGCTTCCTCCCAGATATCCTGTTTCAGGAACAACCTGGATTTTATCCACAAGTTTCAATGTGTTTTCTGAATGGCGGTTAAAATATTCCGACATCCCGCCCATGACCATGACAGCAAATATCCCGAGTGCTATCCCGAACACGGTTAAACCTGTCCTGAATTTTCTCTGGGTGATATTCCGAATTATGAGATCATTCATACCGCAGCGCCTCCATCGGACTCATCTTTGCTGCCCTGTAAGCCGGGTACAGGCCTGATAGTACCCCGAGAAGAGTTGAAAAAACAATCGCGATAAAAAGTAGTCTCGGAGTGATCGAAAAAAGAACAGTGCCACGGGAAGCAAGATAATCATTCAAATAATATACAAGGGCTCCGCCTGCAAGTATTCCGCATATGCCGCCAAGTACTCCCATTAAAGCTGCTTCTCCCATTGTCATAAAAAGAATATCCTTTGTCTCGGCTCCCAAGGCTTTCATGAGCCCGAATTCCTTTGTTCTTTCCGAAACCGACATCAGCATTGTGTTCACAACACTTAAGCCCCCGATAATTGCTGCAAGTACGGCAGCACTTATTGTTATAAGAGTGAAAATAACAAGTGACTGCTCGATTTGCTTACGCAACTGCTCAGGAGAAAATGTCTTTATTTTTTCCACATTCAGTTCTATCCTTTTAGAAAGATCTTCTGCATCCGTGCCCTGATCAGGGACAGCGAGAATAAAAGACACCGTATCCCCGCGATCATAAAATTTTTGTGCTATATCAAGCGGGATTATAACGCCATTATCAAAGAAAGAACCCGTATATTCCATTATTCCAACAACTGTAAAATTCCTCGTATGGGTTATTGATGAAGCGCGCTGTACGCGCTTGCTCTTTATCTGGAGTTCATCTCCTGCTTTCAGGTTAAACTCGCGCGCAACGCTGCTGCCAAGTACTGCCCTGTAACCATCACCCACAGCCAGGAACCTGCCCTGCGTAAGTTTTGTATCTTTTAATAAGGAGAGTTGTTTTTCAGGTTGTACTCCAATCACCACATCACCGCCAAAAAAACCCAGGCTTTCAGGATCAAGCGCAGCCTGCAAAATCCCATAGGCATCGGCGACACCAGTTACCCTTTTTACTTCCCTTGCTTTTGAATTGTTAAGATCCCCGCCCCCGAATCCTATTTCCGGGAATACGCGGATCTTATCTGCTGTCAAACTTATGGATTTATCAAAAGTCATGTTGAAATGCTCAGACATCCCTCCCATAACAATAACTGCAAGTATCCCGAGCGCAATACCGAAAACTGTTAGCCCTGCCCTGAGTTTTCGATGTATGATGTTCTTAAGGATGAGATCAAACATTAAACACCTCTTAAACTTTCAATTTCCGGGATATTACTATTACCACCAGGACGATCAGGAAAACGATCCCTTCGAATCCGGGTGTGCTGTTTGCAGGCGAAGTTATATTCGCAGTCGGATACTCCGGTATCTTGAGTACGGTTTCATATTTGTCTATCGTAATGTTTTTATGGTTCACCGCCTCCAGGATCACATCATAATTCCCGGGTGCGATTCCTTTCCATACAACGCCAGCAGTTGATTCTTTCCCTGATGTGAGTATGTCTTCAAGCTGCTGCCTGTATACCTGCGTTTCTCCTGTTGTCCTGTTCTTTGCAGAAACAACAATTGATCCATCAAAAGGGACCTGTGATTTTCCCTGTATAGTAACGCTTGCGCCGTATTCGTCCACCTGCACATCGGCAGGCAGTATCTCAACATCGTCTGTGGCTGTGAATCCGGCTATATATGTATTGACAAGAGGAGGCGCATACAGCCTGTGGGTGAATATTTTTGCCCGGACAATATAGTTCTTGTTATCAGTGAGCAGGAAAGGCCACAGTATTTGCAGGTCAGTGCTGGTTGTAATTGATATATCCTCCCTGGTTTTAGAGTAAACAATGTCGTTATTATCCAGCAATTCAATTTTAATATCCGTCACTGTGGGATTAAAAGAACGAAGCAATAACTGTACTCCGCTGTTTGATGGTGAAAAATCCACGACCTGGAAAGAGGGCAGAGTGACAGTTCCGTAAGCGATAGGATATGAGTTGTTGGAGACGAGCCTGTCCCCTTCAAATAATGCGACCCTGGCAGTATAAAAATCATGCCTGGGTTTTTCCTGCCATATTATGACTTTGGTCAAAGGCTCTCCTGCCCTGGCATTAACCGGAACTTCATGAGATTCAACGAGTTCACCTGAGTATAAAAGTTCGAAAATTACTTTTCCGTTGAAATCCGCATCTGAATTAATAGTAACATCGCTTGTTGTGAAATCCGAAAAGAAATCAGTTAATTCAACGCGTGCGGATGCGGGATTGACTATAGATAAAATTATCAAAATTAAAAATACTGAATACGATTTCATTATTGTTATCCTGTTAAATTGCAATTGCATGTTACCCATTATAAACATTAAAGGTTTTAATTATATTTAAAATTTTCAAAATCTATTTTAAAATTATCCTTTACTCCCGTATTTCCTTACATGCTCCCAGGCACTGTGATATTTCTCATATTTTTTATTTTTGGAATATATGGATATATTCTTCCTCCCGAACAATTCCCTGTCTTTTCCCACAGGGCAAATTTTAATGCAAATCCCACATGGAGACCTGAATTCGTCCCTCAGTCCGGCGCTGCGTATCGCACATGCTCTCTTATCAACAGGTGGCGGGAAATCGCCTTTTGTCGGGATTGCGCCAGCAGGGCAACTTTTTGCACATATCAGGCAGTGGATGCATATGTCCTTGATCTTTACAGGATCAGGTTTTATTTTAGCCGAGGTGAAAATCGATGTAAACCTGACCCTTGGCCCATATTCGGGGGTAAGCAGTACATTATTATGACCGAAAGAACCCAACCCTGCAAGGTATGCAGCGTGTTTATGAGAAAAAAACGCGAACGGTTTATCTATCAAAATTTTTATATCACCATATCCGTCCCTTGGGAGATATATAGAACTGAATCCTTTTTCATTCAGGAAATTCGCGATTTCATAGGCTTTAGAATCAAGCATTGAATTCACTGTTTTATAAAGTTCATGGTAATAGATAGAGGGCGCAGTCTCAACTATGGGTAATGATACGGGCAGCCCGATCACTATTACCGTTTTAGCTTCAGGATAAATGGATTGCGGCCAGAATTCTTCAGGTATCCATGGCGATAAAATATTGGGAAGCTCCTCAGGCGGGTTTTTCCATCTCTCAACGGGAGCAAAACCTACCAGAGGTATTCCCATGGCCTTACATTTCTTCAGAAGTTCTTTTTTCAATCTTATCCGCAATCTGTTTGCCAAGCTTCCTGCATTCCTCAAGGCCCTCTTCTTCAGGGATGCGCTTTATCCGAAGAGGCG
Proteins encoded in this region:
- a CDS encoding DNA topoisomerase I, with the protein product MHLIITEKHDTAKRIAAILSDKKPDKERVNGVDTYKFNETAVIGLSGHIVEVDFPKEYNNWQKTDLQNLIHAEVHTNPTQANIVTAIRKLGKTAQHLTIATDYDREGELIGVEALNVVKKVNPDIPADRVHYSTITPAEIKKAFSAPVKIDFNLAAAGESRQVIDLIWGAVLTRFVSLSSGRLGDKFLSVGRVQSPTLAIIVNREKERETFIPVPYWELYATLKNGGEFEAQHKKGRFLDQAEAEATRAKLGKTGTVNSITLGKRSEKPPIPFNTTEFLRAASSIGISPSNAMRIAEFLYVNGYISYPRTDNTVYPETLDTKGIIESFLDTEFKEYAQKLLSGKLQPTRGKKETTDHPPIHPATPVKRSQLKDDEWKLYELVVRRFFATFAGETLWETMAVTVDISGEDFGANGARLMEPGWRWYYSYNLPEDRILPELTEGQSLTVKEVNLIGKETQPPSRYGQGHLIKIMEDLGLGTKSTRHEIISKLYSRAYVHGNPIQPTKTAFAVVEALEKYASTITKPDMTSKLEKDMDEISEGKITEDFVVRESRDMLGEVFKDMTKNKDLISESLRNGLYEDRVIGTCQKCSSDLIIRKSKKGSRFIGCSGYPNCDFTLPLPKIGQIVVTEKKCNDHGLFHIKIVNKGKRPWEIGCPHCNFIEWQKKVEEEKKNGSVKEPKIEVKEVKSSKSKNKTKNNSSKNKQ
- a CDS encoding DedA family protein; this encodes MVLFEIFISYGMAGLLLIALISSIIPIPTEPVVFGLLDVGKKPEIVLLILIIGSIAGAYIGYLLGKYKIRKIIPFHDRKKELMMQLYFRKYGAFLLIISPWIPIVGDLAPMVAGVENYETKRFMVVISIAKTIKSIGIIYLSIKIIDLWSLFPK
- a CDS encoding DUF373 family protein, with the translated sequence MHTLIICIDRDNDLGEKGKVESPIIGRTANIDAAVKLASSDPEDSDINTIFGGINVYDKLIAQKENVEIISIAGDKKVGILADRKIAEQLDRILLELKPLKVILVSDGAEDESVLPIIQSRVKVDAVHRIIVKQHENLESTYYIIRKAFNDPKISHTFFVPIGLVFLIYAISLYFDRPEIAVMAITASIGLYMLFRGTGLDDVVDSFKGTMMKSLYGGNITFVMYLAAIILSLIGTVQGGIMLWEYYNEPILVGYLVLLMGYINASIWWYAIAGVIINIGIIFDLHLSKEKIGRHWSHPFFVFAAGIILWAGSTYILVIREAMDKYPIINNGRQFVLGSVIVAVLIAVIGAWISARTTRNRVSKR
- a CDS encoding dihydroorotase translates to MPDLIIKNARIFINDAIQPAEIAVDNGKISKIGKIVGQQDVNEIIDAKGALILPGAIDVHVHFRDPGMTKKENWYTGSCAAAAGGVTMVIDHPNTIPPTIDRSSFKEKLKESRKSIIDYGINAGVTANLTNFKDLWELGATAFGEIFMAESTGSLNVNDGTLKEAFEAIGNLGAVACIHAEDEETGKNFAHLLKGNLAPESYSKSRPNLSEKIAVEKAIKLAMDATKLHFCHISALESLNVIREAKTENKNITCEVTPHHLFLSTRDYRRLGTLGKMNPPLRDFPSQQSLWAGLNDGTIDIVASDHAPHLESEKMTDIWSAPAGVPGVETMMPLMLMAVKRNFLTLKRVIEITSQNPARIFNLKKGVIAPGYDADMIIVGEEKEIRKEKLHSKAGWTPFNGMKGLFPGMTISRGEVVLEDGEIIARSGRGRFNPGQGLNTGDEPGDE
- a CDS encoding ABC transporter ATP-binding protein, whose protein sequence is MDEPILSVRNLSKTYMQGKIPVHALTDVSFEVMKGEFLSIIGPSGSGKSTFLSMIGLLDRPTKGSVFIDGVEVTKATDNEAPKIRREKIGFVFQHFNLIPTLSAFENVDIAMRFARVAKSKRKERATELLTRMGLRDRMNHKPSELSGGEQQRVAIARAMANNPAIILADEPTGEVDTKTRDMIVELLRGLSENGQTILVVTHDTAVSARTRRVIKMRDGRIESDTINAADEIKTS
- a CDS encoding ABC transporter permease; its protein translation is MNDLIIRNITQRKFRTGLTVFGIALGIFAVMVMGGMSEYFNRHSENTLKLVDKIQVVPETGYLGGSIDESTVRKVKRVPGVYDAYGLLWMPYDVEGIGLIGDYVVGIPVDKQEPTLKDTKLKSGRLLLPGDTYRAVLGSNVEREFKIKAGDELPIKSKRFRGTSSITHERNFTVVGILEYTSSDYDNIIAIPLETAQKFYELENTVSYIWVIPEPSADGEDLAKRIELSVEKITALSPQKLREQVEKTLVVINLITLSSAILAAIIGGLSVMNTMLMSVSERIKDFGLMKAMGAEVRDILYLTMGESALMGILGGIIGITGGGIFIYYMNEYLSTMGMVLFAITPRLIIISLLFATLLGTFSGTIPAYRATKMNPMEAMKYG
- a CDS encoding ABC transporter permease yields the protein MFDLILKNIIHRKLRAGLTVFGIALGILAVIVMGGMSEHFNMTFDKSISLTADKIRVFPEIGFGGGDLNNSKAREVKRVTGVADAYGILQAALDPESLGFFGGDVVIGVQPEKQLSLLKDTKLTQGRFLAVGDGYRAVLGSSVAREFNLKAGDELQIKSKRVQRASSITHTRNFTVVGIMEYTGSFFDNGVIIPLDIAQKFYDRGDTVSFILAVPDQGTDAEDLSKRIELNVEKIKTFSPEQLRKQIEQSLVIFTLITISAAVLAAIIGGLSVVNTMLMSVSERTKEFGLMKALGAETKDILFMTMGEAALMGVLGGICGILAGGALVYYLNDYLASRGTVLFSITPRLLFIAIVFSTLLGVLSGLYPAYRAAKMSPMEALRYE
- a CDS encoding epoxyqueuosine reductase, which translates into the protein MGIPLVGFAPVERWKNPPEELPNILSPWIPEEFWPQSIYPEAKTVIVIGLPVSLPIVETAPSIYYHELYKTVNSMLDSKAYEIANFLNEKGFSSIYLPRDGYGDIKILIDKPFAFFSHKHAAYLAGLGSFGHNNVLLTPEYGPRVRFTSIFTSAKIKPDPVKIKDICIHCLICAKSCPAGAIPTKGDFPPPVDKRACAIRSAGLRDEFRSPCGICIKICPVGKDRELFGRKNISIYSKNKKYEKYHSAWEHVRKYGSKG